CTGGGCTCCATGCCCATACCCTCGAAGTACGGCGGCTTGCGCACGTAGGTCGAGGCATCGTCCCACTCGAAGGTGGCGCCCGATGGCGTCTGCAGGCCTTGCCAGCGCTCGTCGCCTGCGAAAACGTCTTGGTAGGCGTTTTCGAACATTTCACGCGTGATGGCCTGATCAATGGTCGCCTGGACCTCTTCTGGTGAAGGCCAAACGTCCTTCAAGAAGACCGGCTTGCCGTCCTGGTCGGTGCCCAGCGGCTCGGTATCGAAATCGAAGTTGAGCGTGCCGGCCAAGGAATAGGCCACTACCAGCGGCGGGCTAGCCAAGTAGTTCATGGCCACGTCCGGGCTGATACGGCCCTCAAAGTTACGGTTACCAGACAGCACCGCGGTGACGGCCAAGCCGTTGTCCGCGATCACCTTCGACAGCTCAGGAGCGATTGGTCCAGAGTTGCCAATGCAAGTGGTGCAGCCGTAACCAACCAGGTGGAAGCCCAGCGCCTCGAGCGCCGGCCACAGGCCAGCGGCTTCGTAGTAGCGGGTGACAACCTTTGAGCCCGGTGCCATCGAGGTCTTGACCCATGGCTTGGCTTTGAGGCCCTTGGCTGCGGCCTTCTTGGCCAACAAACCGGCGGCCAGCATGACCGAGGGGTTCGAAGTGTTGGTGCAGCTGGTGATCGAAGCGATGACAACGTCACCGTGGTTGAGCACGAATGTGCCCTTACCCGGCACCGTTACCTCCGCGCCCTTGAGACCGTGGTCGTCGCCGGCCGGCGGATCGGAAGCCGGGAATGACTCAACCTCAGCCTCGTCATCGGCTGCCACATCCGGCGCGAAATTCGGCAGATCGCGCAGGAAGGTGGCCTTGGCCTGGGACAGTTCGATCCGGTCCTGCGGCCGCTTGGGGCCAGCCAGTGACGGCACCACTGTTGACAGGTCAAGTTCCAGATACTCAGAGAAGACCGGCTCGGTGTAACCCGGCGCCGTCGGATCAAACCACATGCCCTGGGCCTTGTAGTAGGCCTCGATTATGGCGATCTGCTCTTCGGAGCGGCCGGTTAGGCGATAGTTCTCCAGCGTGACCTCATCGACCGGGAAGATGCCGCAGGTGGCGCCGTATTCTGGCCCCATATTGGCAATTGTGGCCCGGTTCGACAATGGCACCTGGCTAACGCCTTCGCCGTAGAACTCAACGAACTTGCCGACCACACCGTGGGCCCGCAGCATTTGGGTAACGGTCAAGACGACATCAGTTGCGGTCACGTTCGAGGGGATTGAACCTGACAGTTTGAAGCCAACTACACGCGGGATCAGCATTGAGACCGGCTGGCCTAGCATGGCGGCCTCGGCCTCGATTCCGCCCACGCCCCAGGCCAAGATGCCAAGGCCATTGGCCATGGTGGTATGCGAATCGGTGCCAACGCAGGTGTCCGGGTAGGCTACGCCATCGCGCACCATAACGCCCCTGGCCAGGTACTCGCAGTTGACCTGGTGGACAATACCGGTACCGGGTGGGACCACCCCAAACTCGCGGAATGAGCCTTGGCCCCAACGCAGGAACTGGTAGCGCTCGCGATTACGCTGGTACTCGAGTTCGACGTTGAGATCAAAGGCGTCCGGCGAACCGGCATGGTCAATGATGACCGAGTGGTCAATTACCATTTCGGCTGGAGCCAGCGGGTTGATCTTGTTCGGGTCGCCGCCCAGATCGGCTACGGCCTCACGCATAGTGGCTAGGTCAACCACGCACGGCACACCGGTGAAGTCCTGCATCACGACCCGCGCTGGGGTGTACTGGATTTCGATGTCCGGCTGCGCCGACGGGTCCCAGTTGGCAAGTGCCTGCACCTGATCAGCGGTGATCGTGGCGCCATCTTCGTTGCGCAGGATCGACTCGGCCAGGATCTTCAGGCTGTACGGTAGGCGGCCAAGTCCGTCGACCGCCCCCAGGGAATAGATTTCTAGACTCCGACCGTTCACGCTCAACTGCGAGCGTGCGCCGAAGGTGTTGACTGAGGCCATTGGATAGTCCCTTCTGGGCGCCTTAGTGTTCCGGCGCGCCGACTTGGAATCAGGCAATATCTTGACGTCAAGACATTATCATCATTGACCATCCCATTATCCGCCCTTTTGGCCCTGTTGGAGCATGCGGTTGCAACCTGTTTGGTGACAATGCCTGATTGCCCGATGCCGGCCCTGGCTTTGCCCTGTCAAGTGGGCCTGGCCTGGCCTCACCAAAGACCGGCATGGTTCCGCTGTCAGCTGTTATTTCGCCATGGCAACGGCCGGCTTTGTCAAGATAGGATGGCGGCGTTGAATTAACGACCACTGACTCCGCCAGAGGAGAGGACACCCCCGTGAAGACGTATCGATTCTTGGCTGTCGGCATCGCCGCCGTTGGCGCCCTGGCCCTGCTGGCTGGCTGCTCAGGTGGCGGCAGCGCTGACTACTGCAAAATCTACAACGACAACTCCCTAAAGGATCTCGACCCGTTTGGCGATAGTGACCAATTCAACGAGGCCCTGAGCAAGATGGAGAAGGCGGCGCCGGACGATCTCAAGGGTGATATCAAGACTGTGGCCGAGGCTTTTAGGGCTCTGTCCGGCATCGACATGGAAGACTACGAAGCCGTGGCCAAGGCCATGGAGGGCATAGACCAGGAAGAGATCTCGGCCGCCGTTGACCGCGTCTCGGAGAAATCAGACGAGCTCTGTCGATAGCTCGTAGCTGACTGGCTAGGCCTACCTCAACCCCGGTCACCTGGCGCCCTTGGCACCCGGGCAGCCGGCCTGGTGGCCCGTGCCTTCGAGCGTGGGTGAGTTCTGGCTTGCCTCCAGGCGGTGTCGGCCTGTCGGCGCCGGTCGGTCGCCGACCCTCTAGGCTTCTACCTTGTGGTGACGTTCACCGTTAGGGCTGTCCTATTTGACATGGACGGCACACTGGTTGATTCAGGGGCGGCCATTGCTGCCGCCTGGCGTGCCTTTGCGACCAAATATGGTTTGGCTGACTGGCAGGCGCTGATGGAATATGCCGAGGGCCGCCAACCAACTGACTCAGTCGCCCACTTCTTGCCTGATTTGGTCGGCTCACCGGCCTTTGACGCCGCCGTCAACTGGGTTGATGCCCACGAGATCAATGATCTTGATGGCGTGTTGGCCATGCCAGGGGCCGCCCGGCTACTAGATCAGCTGGCTGGTGCCCCGGTGGCGCTGGTGACCTCTGCGGTGGCCGAGCTGGCCCGGCGGCGCATGGCCGCC
Above is a window of Micrococcales bacterium DNA encoding:
- the acnA gene encoding aconitate hydratase AcnA, producing MASVNTFGARSQLSVNGRSLEIYSLGAVDGLGRLPYSLKILAESILRNEDGATITADQVQALANWDPSAQPDIEIQYTPARVVMQDFTGVPCVVDLATMREAVADLGGDPNKINPLAPAEMVIDHSVIIDHAGSPDAFDLNVELEYQRNRERYQFLRWGQGSFREFGVVPPGTGIVHQVNCEYLARGVMVRDGVAYPDTCVGTDSHTTMANGLGILAWGVGGIEAEAAMLGQPVSMLIPRVVGFKLSGSIPSNVTATDVVLTVTQMLRAHGVVGKFVEFYGEGVSQVPLSNRATIANMGPEYGATCGIFPVDEVTLENYRLTGRSEEQIAIIEAYYKAQGMWFDPTAPGYTEPVFSEYLELDLSTVVPSLAGPKRPQDRIELSQAKATFLRDLPNFAPDVAADDEAEVESFPASDPPAGDDHGLKGAEVTVPGKGTFVLNHGDVVIASITSCTNTSNPSVMLAAGLLAKKAAAKGLKAKPWVKTSMAPGSKVVTRYYEAAGLWPALEALGFHLVGYGCTTCIGNSGPIAPELSKVIADNGLAVTAVLSGNRNFEGRISPDVAMNYLASPPLVVAYSLAGTLNFDFDTEPLGTDQDGKPVFLKDVWPSPEEVQATIDQAITREMFENAYQDVFAGDERWQGLQTPSGATFEWDDASTYVRKPPYFEGMGMEPSAVSDVSGARVLAKLGDSVTTDHISPAGSIKADSPAGKYLADNGVAPADFNSLGSRRGNHEVMMRGTFANIRLRNQLVDVAGGFTVNLLNNQQTTIFDAAQAYKEAGVPLVVLGGKEYGTGSSRDWAAKGTMLLGVRVVIVESFERIHRSNLIGMGVLPLQFPAGQSHESLGLDGTETFDFEGITALNEGVTPKTVAVTATHPDGTVTKFDAVVRIDTPGEADYYRHGGILQFVLRQLVAS
- a CDS encoding HAD-IA family hydrolase, translated to MVTFTVRAVLFDMDGTLVDSGAAIAAAWRAFATKYGLADWQALMEYAEGRQPTDSVAHFLPDLVGSPAFDAAVNWVDAHEINDLDGVLAMPGAARLLDQLAGAPVALVTSAVAELARRRMAAAGLDLPRVFIPAGMTASKPSPDGFLMAAAQLGVDASDCAVFEDSPAGIEAGLAAGARLVVVGQAALPDAPGADQILRVADLTAVSAKLTPSGIELTITTP